The genome window TGATCGAACTCACGGACAAGCTCGACGACCTCGGCGACATGGGCGACGACCCCGTGGCGGGCGGCGGGGTCGCCGCGGCGGCCGTGCAGGCGCTGCGCGGCCTCGGCTACCCGCGCTCCCAGAGCGAGAGCGCCGTCAGCCGCGCCCTGCAGGGGCTCGCGCAGGCGGGCGGGGATCCCGACGTTGCCGTCGAGGAACTCGTGCGCCGCGCGCTGCAGCACGTATGACCGCGCCGGGACCGCCGGGCCGATCCGGCGACACGCGGAACCAGGGCGACGCCGGCGCCGAAGACGAGGCCCGTCCGCGCACGGAGATCACGACGCCCGAGGTGCTCGAGGGCGACGAGCGTCCGGACGCCTCGCTGCGCCCGCGGCGGCTCGACGAGTTCATCGGGCAGGCGCGGGTCAAGGAGAGCCTCTCCGTCTTCGTGGAGGCGGCGCTCGGCCGCGAGGAAGCGCTCGACCACACCCTTTTCTACGGCCCTCCGGGCCTCGGGAAGACGACGCTCGCCCTCCTGCTCGCGGAGGAACTCGGCGTCGGGATCAAGCTCACCTCCGGTCCCGTGCTCGAGAAGCCGGGCGACCTCGCCGGCCTGCTCACGAACCTCCCGCCGCGCGGGATCCTGTTCATCGACGAGATCCACCGCCTTCGGCCCGTGATCGAGGAGTTCCTCTATCCCGCGATGGAGGACTACCGCATCGAGATCCGACTCGGCGACGGACCTCGCGTGGAGACGTTCTCGATGAAGCTCGAGCGCTTCACGCTCGTGGGCGCGACGACCCGTTTCGGGCTCCTGACCGCCCCGATGCGCGCGCGCTTCGGCGTCATCGAGCGGCTCGGCTACTACCCGGCGGACGAACTCGCGCGCATCGTCACCCGCTCCTCGAGCCTCCTCGACATCCCGATCACGCCCGGAGGGGCCGGGGAGATCGCCCGCCGCGCGCGCGGCACGCCGCGCATCGCGAACCGACTCCTGCGCCGCGTGCGCGACTACGCGCAGGTGCGGAGCGACGGCACGATCGATTCCGAGACGGCGGAGAAGGGCCTCACGCTGCTCAACGTCGACGAGTACGGCCTCGACGAGATGGACGCGCGCGTGCTGAAGGCGATCATCGAAACCTTCGACGGGGGGCCGGTGGGACTTGCCTCGCTCGCGGTCGCCGTGGGCGAGGACGCGGGGACGCTCGAGGAGGTGTACGAGCCGTACCTGATCCAGAACGGGTACATGCAGCGCACGTCACGCGGCCGCGTGGCCACCCGGAAAGCGTACGAGCGCTTCGGTTACGCCCTCCCGAGCGACGGGGAAGGGCCGGAGGGCGGGGCACAGGGTGCGCTGTTCGGCGATGGCGGATGAGCGGGCGGGCCGGACGGAGGCGTACGACTACGAGTTGCCGGCCGAGCTGATCGCGGCCCGGCCGGCCGCGCGGCGCGATGCGAGCCGCCTCCTCGTGCTGGACCGGGCGCGCGGCCGCTGCACGGACGCGGCCTTTCCCGCGCTGCTCGAGCGGCTTTCGGCCGGCGATGCCGTCGTCGTCAACGACAGCCGCGTCTTCCCGGCCCGGCTGCTGGGCCGCAAGCCGACCGGCGCCCGCGCCGAGATCCTCCTCGTCCGCCCGGAGTCCGACGCGCTCCAGCCGTTTGCCCCCTTCGACGAAACCGACACCCGCCTCTGGCGCGCCATGGTCCGCCCCGGCGGCAAGCTCAAGCCCGGCCGCACCGTGGACGTCGCGGACGGGTTCGCGGTCGAAATCCTCGACTCCGCCTCCGACGGCACCCGCCTCGTGCGGCTGGCCGGCGACGACGACCCGTGGAGCCTGATCCAGCGCCACGGCCGCGTCCCCCTCCCCCCGTACATCGTCCGCGACGAACCGGGCGGCGCGCGGCGCGCGTACGACGATGCCGAAGACCGGGAGCGCTACCAGACCGTGTACGCGGCCCCGTCCGGGAGCGTCGCCGCCCCGACGGCGGGACTTCACTTCACCCGGCAGATGCTCGCCGCGATCGAGGCCCGCGGCGTCCGTCTCGTGTCCCTCACGCTCCACGTCGGGTTCGGCACGTTCCGTCC of Candidatus Palauibacter soopunensis contains these proteins:
- the ruvB gene encoding Holliday junction branch migration DNA helicase RuvB, translating into MTAPGPPGRSGDTRNQGDAGAEDEARPRTEITTPEVLEGDERPDASLRPRRLDEFIGQARVKESLSVFVEAALGREEALDHTLFYGPPGLGKTTLALLLAEELGVGIKLTSGPVLEKPGDLAGLLTNLPPRGILFIDEIHRLRPVIEEFLYPAMEDYRIEIRLGDGPRVETFSMKLERFTLVGATTRFGLLTAPMRARFGVIERLGYYPADELARIVTRSSSLLDIPITPGGAGEIARRARGTPRIANRLLRRVRDYAQVRSDGTIDSETAEKGLTLLNVDEYGLDEMDARVLKAIIETFDGGPVGLASLAVAVGEDAGTLEEVYEPYLIQNGYMQRTSRGRVATRKAYERFGYALPSDGEGPEGGAQGALFGDGG
- the queA gene encoding tRNA preQ1(34) S-adenosylmethionine ribosyltransferase-isomerase QueA — its product is MADERAGRTEAYDYELPAELIAARPAARRDASRLLVLDRARGRCTDAAFPALLERLSAGDAVVVNDSRVFPARLLGRKPTGARAEILLVRPESDALQPFAPFDETDTRLWRAMVRPGGKLKPGRTVDVADGFAVEILDSASDGTRLVRLAGDDDPWSLIQRHGRVPLPPYIVRDEPGGARRAYDDAEDRERYQTVYAAPSGSVAAPTAGLHFTRQMLAAIEARGVRLVSLTLHVGFGTFRPVTADRIDEHEVAPEAYSFSPAAADALNATRAGGGRVFAVGTTSCRVLETVAAGGPFQPGRGWTNLFIRPPYTFRAVDALVTNFHLPRSSLLMLVAAFAGRKLTLEAYAHAIRERYRFYSYGDAMLIT